In the genome of Luteitalea pratensis, the window GTGCCCGTGAACTGGCGCACGGTGGTCACGAACCGCTTCTTGCCGCCGGACTGAGGGAGGGTGAGCTTCGGGAAGTTGTGCCGACCGCCGGGAAACTGCTCGATCGTCATCGTCCAGTCGCTCATCGAGACGTCCTGGATCACGAGCTCACCGAACACGATCGACCACCAGGGCATCCCGATCGTGATCCGTTCGGCGACGAAGAACGGCGCGTCGGACGGCGTCAAGCCGTCGATGCGCAGCCGCTCGACGATGAATTGGCCACGCAGGAGGCGAACCGACAACCCGCCGATATGCAGTGGGCGTTGCAGGCGCTTGCTGCCTTCACGCTCGGCGAGTCCACGCAGGCTGGGCCCGAGGTCGATCGCAAGCACCGACACGAGCGCTGCCGCGACCGTCGCGATGAGGAGCGCGGAGGCCCGCTTGCTCAGGTGCAATGCGAGGCGCCGCTTGCGGCCCCGTACTCGGGGGCTCGGACGCGGCGACGTGCTCGTGTCGCCGGGCGCCGGGGCCTCGTCAGGGACCGGCGGCTCCGGATCGGGTGGCGTGCTGGTCGGCTCGTCGGGCACGCTCACTCCAGGACCACGAGCGGGCGGCCGGCCTCGACCGACATGCCTTCCTGCACGAGCACTTCCCGCACGGTGCCGGCCCGTCCCGCCGAGAGTGCGTTCTCCATCTTCATGGCTTCGATGACCACGACCGGCTGGCGCGCCTCCACCGTGTCGCCAGGACGGACAGCGACGCGAACCACCTTGCCCGGCATCGGCGCGATGATGCGCAGGGGCCCGTCGACAGCGCCACTGCCCGATGCGCCCCGCCGCACGCGCGTCGAGACCACCGTGGGCACGCGGATCCCCTGCACGTGCACGGTCCGGTGGCCTGGCATCGCCTCCGTTTCGACGACGACATCGTGCATCGAGCCGTCAGGCAGGCGCAGGCTGAGGCGACCCTGCCCCAGGTCCCGCACGTCGCACGTCAGGACGGCCTCATCGAGGTGCACGTCGACGGTGTCGGGCGCCGAACCCGAAGTGATCGTGACCTGCCGGACCCGTCCGTCCTGCTCGATGTGAAGCCGCATGGACACGCAGAATTCTACTTTCTGAGCGCGGCACGCCTCGCGGCTGCCGCCCAGCCCGAGCGTACCGGCGCCCCGGCCTGCGTTGCGGGGGTGTGAGCTGCCCGGCGAGCTGCCAGGAACGACGAGGACGCCGTGGCGAGCAGCGCCGTCTGGTTGTGCGCGGCCGTGGCCTGGACGAACGGCTGCCCGTCGCGACGCTCGAGTTCGGCATCGAGCATGGTGGTGTCGAGCTCGCCGCTCACGAACGACGGCTGCTCGAGCATCCACCTGAAGAACGGCAGCGTCGTCGGAATGCCGCCGACGTGATACTCGGCAAGTGCGCGCAACATCCGGTGGCGCGCCTGTTCGCGGTCGCCACCCCATGCCACGAGCTTCGAGATCATCGAGTCGTAGTAGATCGGGACTTCGAAACCCACCTCGACACCGCTGTCGTCACGGATGCCGGGACCGCCGGGCACCGTCAATGAAGTGATCCGCCCGGGATGAGGCATGAAGCGCTGATCCGGATCCTCGGCGTAGACGCGGCACTCGATCGCGTGTCCACGCGGCGTGAGCGCCTCGTCTTGCGTCACCGTGAGGCGCTCGCCGCGGGCGATGCGGATCTGCCATTGCACCAGGTCGACGCCGGTCACCATCTCCGTCACCGGATGCTCCACCTGCAGCCGGGTGTTCATCTCCAGGAAATAGAACGCGTCGTCGGCATCCACCAGGAACTCGATGGTGCCGGCGTTGGTGTAACCGGCGGCGCGAGCAACCGACGCGGCCGCTTCGGCCATGCGATGGCGCAGCGCCAGCGACATGCGGGGCGCGGGCGATTCCTCGATCACCTTCTGATGGCGGCGCTGCACGGAGCACTCGCGCTCCACGAACGGGAGCACGGTGCCATGCTGGTCGGCGAGCAGCTGGATTTCGACGTGGCGCGGCCGCGCGACACGGCGCTCGAAGTACACGGCCGCGTCGCCGAATGCACCGAGCGCCTCGGACCTGGCGCGCCGGACGGCATCGAGCAGGGTGTCGCGGCTGCGCACCTCGCGCATGCCCTTGCCGCCGCCGCCGGCGACGGCCTTCACCATCAACGGGTACCCGACGGCATCGGCGAGGCGCTGGACCTCGGCATCGCACACGTCGGGGCCGATCGGTGTCTCGGTGCCGGGCACGACCGGTGCTCCCGCGGCCATCGCGCACGCCCGCGCGGCGGTCTTGCTGCCCATGCGGGCGATCACCTCGGGAGAGGGACCGATGAACGTGACACCGGCATCGACACACGCCTGCGCGAAGTCCTCGTTCTCGGCGAGGAAGCCGTAACCGGGATGCACGGCGTCGACGCCGGCGTGCCGGGCGATCTCGAGGATCTTGTCGATGCGGAGGTACGTGTCGGCAGGAGCATTGCCGACGAGCGGGAACGCCCTGTCCGCGTAGCGTACGTGGCGCGCCTCGCGATCGACGTCCGAGTAGATCGCGACCGTGCCGATCCCCATCTCGCGGCAGGCACGCATGATGCGCACGGCGATCTCGCCACGGTTCGCGATCAGGATGGTCTTCATCGGGCGGCCTTCGACATTCCGGCATTCCGGCATCGCGGCATTCGCTGTGAGCCTGAT includes:
- a CDS encoding acetyl-CoA carboxylase biotin carboxyl carrier protein subunit, giving the protein MRLHIEQDGRVRQVTITSGSAPDTVDVHLDEAVLTCDVRDLGQGRLSLRLPDGSMHDVVVETEAMPGHRTVHVQGIRVPTVVSTRVRRGASGSGAVDGPLRIIAPMPGKVVRVAVRPGDTVEARQPVVVIEAMKMENALSAGRAGTVREVLVQEGMSVEAGRPLVVLE
- a CDS encoding acetyl-CoA carboxylase biotin carboxylase subunit, which codes for MKTILIANRGEIAVRIMRACREMGIGTVAIYSDVDREARHVRYADRAFPLVGNAPADTYLRIDKILEIARHAGVDAVHPGYGFLAENEDFAQACVDAGVTFIGPSPEVIARMGSKTAARACAMAAGAPVVPGTETPIGPDVCDAEVQRLADAVGYPLMVKAVAGGGGKGMREVRSRDTLLDAVRRARSEALGAFGDAAVYFERRVARPRHVEIQLLADQHGTVLPFVERECSVQRRHQKVIEESPAPRMSLALRHRMAEAAASVARAAGYTNAGTIEFLVDADDAFYFLEMNTRLQVEHPVTEMVTGVDLVQWQIRIARGERLTVTQDEALTPRGHAIECRVYAEDPDQRFMPHPGRITSLTVPGGPGIRDDSGVEVGFEVPIYYDSMISKLVAWGGDREQARHRMLRALAEYHVGGIPTTLPFFRWMLEQPSFVSGELDTTMLDAELERRDGQPFVQATAAHNQTALLATASSSFLAARRAAHTPATQAGAPVRSGWAAAARRAALRK